One stretch of Pyxidicoccus trucidator DNA includes these proteins:
- a CDS encoding HYR domain-containing protein, whose protein sequence is MNSLEVTKRGCRWGRLLLAATWVLACGAATEASTPLPEQETSALVARDVAFRLVDANPSVSAGLGVKSLTRLGDKVFFRGTAHDGSGTELWVTDGTAEGTHPLMDLHPGLPSADPRNLKVEGDRLTFTAWAEDTSWLWETDGTPAGTHRVRKAFSEAEPNPTSAEVPFVGGLLQLKPVREGAWLWRTDGTSAGTVALGEVWDEERAPFLGDWLSFELVPLGDQILLPGYQPDTGHQLWRTDGTPEGTRPLTRVQGPLGSWPNGVGSFNGGVLFTARTPTSACALWRTEGTVESTRVVREDVCPAPVDSWPPQGAGLGTRFVFYNNDSEHGQEPWVTDGTPEGTHLLLDSAPGNISGGSHGVVLRLGQALLFQAHSALWRTDGTPAGTVRLASFATEHENMMPLPVQFAVLGDRLLFPGSALGTGVELWASDGTPGGTGMIADVVPGQDALFPRGLTVAGGRAYYLKGRELWSTDGTPAGTVRIELEADPTGANSSLTPMARPVIAIGEAAYFLVEGNKTQAMLFKALPGAKARRMGSVEQVDSLVAVNGSLLFSVLEGDHWALWRTRGTSASTTRLGESQPEAWFAPQVTRSSFSNTGFFQTGGLAFFPASAGTEGARLWRTDGTPEGTVPLGSVAPHLFFGGEPPGYQRYPRPAVLDAHGQYLFAGADAAGGLELWATNGNPGAGTYRVQDFHPGPRGSTPEVLLTTPTGVLLAAHDAEAGTEPWWMPLPPPPEDVTPPVVGCPADFRVESPDGNPVEVAFPDVHASDDLMPGPRVTYSLWPGAALAVGTHRVDVQATDVAGNTASCSFQVTIEAVEGELPSVEVPNPEDKKSGCAAGPGGVSAVLMLAWLGLARRRSRSRSGDTAQDA, encoded by the coding sequence ATGAACTCTCTCGAAGTGACGAAGCGCGGGTGCCGCTGGGGGCGGCTCCTGCTGGCGGCCACATGGGTGCTGGCGTGCGGCGCCGCAACTGAAGCCTCCACTCCTCTTCCCGAGCAGGAGACCTCCGCGCTGGTGGCGCGGGACGTGGCCTTCCGCCTCGTGGATGCCAACCCCTCGGTGAGCGCGGGGCTCGGCGTGAAGTCGCTCACCCGCCTGGGCGACAAGGTGTTCTTCCGGGGCACGGCCCACGACGGCTCGGGGACGGAGCTGTGGGTCACCGACGGCACCGCCGAGGGCACGCACCCGTTGATGGACCTGCACCCCGGGCTGCCCTCCGCCGACCCGAGGAACCTGAAGGTGGAGGGAGACCGGCTCACCTTCACCGCGTGGGCCGAGGACACCTCCTGGCTCTGGGAGACGGACGGGACGCCCGCGGGCACGCACCGGGTCCGCAAGGCGTTCAGCGAGGCCGAGCCCAACCCCACGTCCGCGGAGGTTCCGTTCGTGGGCGGGCTCCTCCAGCTCAAGCCGGTCCGGGAGGGCGCGTGGCTGTGGCGCACGGACGGCACGTCGGCCGGGACGGTGGCTCTGGGTGAAGTGTGGGACGAGGAGCGCGCCCCGTTCCTGGGGGATTGGCTGAGCTTCGAGCTGGTGCCGCTCGGCGACCAAATCCTGCTGCCCGGCTATCAGCCCGACACGGGACATCAGCTCTGGCGGACGGACGGCACCCCCGAGGGGACGCGGCCTCTCACCCGGGTCCAGGGTCCCCTCGGCTCCTGGCCCAACGGTGTGGGCTCTTTCAACGGCGGAGTGCTCTTCACCGCCAGGACTCCGACGTCGGCATGCGCGCTGTGGCGGACGGAGGGCACTGTCGAGAGCACGCGCGTGGTGCGGGAGGACGTTTGCCCGGCCCCGGTGGACTCATGGCCTCCCCAGGGGGCGGGGCTCGGCACGCGCTTCGTCTTCTACAACAATGACTCGGAGCACGGACAGGAGCCCTGGGTGACGGACGGGACACCCGAGGGGACCCACCTGCTGCTGGACAGCGCCCCCGGCAACATCAGCGGCGGAAGCCATGGCGTGGTCCTGAGGTTGGGGCAGGCCCTCCTGTTCCAGGCCCATAGCGCGCTATGGCGCACCGATGGAACCCCGGCGGGAACCGTGAGGCTGGCCTCGTTCGCGACGGAGCACGAGAACATGATGCCGCTGCCCGTCCAGTTCGCGGTGCTCGGGGACCGGCTGTTGTTCCCGGGCTCCGCGCTGGGGACGGGCGTGGAGCTCTGGGCCTCCGATGGCACGCCCGGGGGCACCGGGATGATTGCCGACGTGGTGCCCGGGCAGGATGCGCTCTTCCCCCGAGGGCTCACGGTCGCCGGAGGCCGGGCGTACTACCTCAAGGGGCGGGAGCTCTGGAGCACCGACGGCACACCGGCGGGCACCGTGCGCATCGAACTGGAGGCGGACCCGACGGGCGCGAACTCCTCGCTCACGCCGATGGCCCGGCCGGTCATCGCGATTGGCGAGGCGGCGTACTTCCTGGTGGAAGGCAACAAGACCCAGGCCATGCTGTTCAAGGCCCTTCCGGGCGCGAAGGCTCGCCGCATGGGGAGCGTCGAGCAGGTCGACAGCCTCGTCGCCGTCAACGGCAGCCTGCTCTTCTCGGTCCTGGAGGGCGACCACTGGGCGCTGTGGCGCACCCGGGGCACCAGCGCGAGCACGACGCGGCTCGGGGAGAGCCAGCCGGAGGCCTGGTTCGCGCCGCAGGTCACTCGGTCCTCCTTCTCGAACACGGGGTTCTTCCAGACAGGCGGGCTGGCCTTCTTCCCCGCGTCGGCCGGGACGGAGGGCGCCCGGCTGTGGCGCACGGATGGCACCCCCGAGGGGACCGTTCCCCTCGGGAGCGTGGCGCCGCACCTCTTCTTCGGAGGCGAGCCTCCCGGGTACCAGCGCTATCCCCGGCCCGCCGTGCTCGATGCGCATGGCCAGTACCTGTTCGCCGGCGCGGACGCGGCGGGAGGGCTGGAGCTGTGGGCGACGAATGGGAATCCCGGAGCAGGGACGTACCGCGTGCAGGACTTCCATCCCGGGCCGCGTGGCAGCACCCCGGAAGTGCTCCTGACCACTCCGACGGGCGTGCTGCTGGCGGCCCATGACGCCGAGGCCGGAACGGAGCCCTGGTGGATGCCGCTGCCGCCGCCTCCCGAGGACGTCACCCCGCCCGTGGTGGGGTGCCCGGCGGACTTCCGGGTCGAGTCACCCGACGGCAATCCCGTGGAGGTGGCGTTCCCGGATGTCCACGCCTCGGATGACCTGATGCCCGGACCGAGGGTGACCTACAGCCTCTGGCCGGGCGCGGCGCTGGCTGTCGGCACCCATCGGGTCGACGTCCAGGCCACGGATGTCGCGGGCAACACGGCGTCGTGCTCCTTCCAGGTCACCATCGAGGCCGTGGAGGGCGAGTTGCCTTCGGTGGAGGTGCCGAACCCCGAGGACAAGAAGTCGGGGTGCGCCGCGGGCCCTGGAGGTGTGAGCGCGGTGCTGATGCTGGCGTGGCTCGGCCTCGCGAGGCGCCGGAGCCGGAGCCGGAGCGGCGACACCGCGCAAGACGCCTGA
- a CDS encoding SBBP repeat-containing protein: MKKSLWSMFGLAGIVAALGAPLPASAQVPTPAWVRQLGSNLDELAQAVAVSGSSVYVVGHTTGQLGPEPRAGGPDVFISKYDTAGVLQWVHQLGTSESDRATAVATDADGNVYVVGHTFGGFDYYVNAGGLDFFVTKYDAQGNRLWLRQRGTVMDDFATGVAVGADDTLYIAGYTGGSYANGGNPNNYDVVVALYDTAGNPYWLQQLGSSQSDVAQAIAVTPTHEVYVTGHTFGSLDGTTTPVGTDIFLMRLDILGTQQWVRQVGASDLDYATSVAVSPDGGVYLAGYTFGTLDGNPQAGTYDALLARYDDQGNRQWSRLLGGTQPDYAQGVAVAADGTVQVTGYTSGVFDGNPSTGMSDAFLARYDALGTKLGTRVMGTSLPDQGRGVAVDASGNTYLTGFTYGGLGGNTSAGSYDAFLIRF, translated from the coding sequence ATGAAGAAGTCCCTGTGGAGCATGTTCGGTCTGGCGGGCATCGTGGCGGCCCTGGGCGCACCGCTTCCCGCCTCGGCGCAGGTCCCCACCCCCGCCTGGGTGCGGCAGCTCGGGTCGAACCTGGACGAGCTGGCCCAGGCGGTGGCCGTCTCGGGCAGCAGCGTGTACGTGGTGGGCCACACCACGGGCCAGCTCGGGCCGGAGCCGCGAGCGGGCGGCCCGGACGTCTTCATCTCGAAGTACGACACCGCCGGCGTGCTGCAGTGGGTGCATCAGCTCGGCACCAGCGAAAGCGACCGCGCCACGGCGGTGGCCACCGACGCGGACGGCAACGTGTACGTGGTCGGCCACACCTTCGGCGGCTTCGACTACTACGTGAATGCGGGCGGCCTCGACTTCTTCGTCACGAAGTACGACGCGCAGGGCAACCGCCTGTGGCTGCGCCAGCGCGGCACCGTCATGGATGACTTCGCCACGGGCGTGGCCGTGGGCGCGGACGACACGCTGTACATCGCTGGCTACACCGGGGGCAGCTACGCGAACGGCGGCAACCCCAACAACTACGACGTGGTGGTGGCCCTGTACGACACGGCTGGCAACCCCTACTGGCTGCAGCAGCTCGGCTCCAGCCAGAGCGACGTGGCGCAGGCAATCGCGGTGACGCCCACCCACGAGGTCTACGTGACGGGCCACACCTTCGGCAGCCTCGACGGCACCACCACCCCGGTGGGCACCGACATCTTCCTGATGCGGCTGGACATCCTCGGCACCCAGCAGTGGGTGCGGCAGGTGGGCGCGTCCGACCTCGACTACGCCACCAGCGTGGCGGTGAGCCCGGACGGCGGCGTGTACCTGGCGGGCTACACCTTCGGCACGCTGGACGGGAATCCCCAGGCCGGCACCTACGACGCGCTGCTTGCGCGCTATGACGACCAGGGCAACCGCCAGTGGAGCCGCCTGCTGGGCGGCACCCAGCCGGACTACGCCCAGGGCGTGGCCGTGGCCGCGGATGGCACCGTGCAGGTGACGGGCTACACCAGCGGCGTGTTCGACGGAAACCCCTCCACCGGGATGAGCGATGCGTTCCTCGCGCGCTACGACGCGCTGGGCACGAAGCTCGGCACGCGCGTGATGGGCACCTCCCTCCCCGACCAGGGCCGCGGCGTGGCCGTGGACGCCAGCGGCAACACGTACTTGACGGGCTTCACGTACGGCGGCCTCGGCGGCAACACCAGCGCGGGCAGCTACGACGCCTTCCTCATCCGGTTCTGA
- a CDS encoding metallophosphoesterase, producing the protein MRPALLCLLLCPLLMAAAPRAEPYAFQGVERIVAVGDVHGDVGALREVLKLAGLVDAQGHWTGGKAHLVQTGDIPDRGDQTREAYELLMRLEVEARKAGGRVHALLGNHEVMNMKGDLRYVTPGELASFADQSPVPDAPGAPRGTQGHQAAYAPDGRYGRWLRTHAAVVRINDTLFLHGGISPDLPETTLEGINRWVLQDLTPGQPPGGASARNGPLWFRGYALEDEATWEAGLTKVLGQLGAKRMVMGHTTTQDGRVRMRFGGRVVFIDTGLSTGYGHHLAALELRGDRLTALYPEGRVPLLVLKAPAPSPSVQTPQPAAAPRPTQREAISR; encoded by the coding sequence GTGCGTCCTGCCTTGCTCTGCCTCCTGCTGTGTCCCCTGCTCATGGCTGCCGCGCCCCGCGCGGAGCCGTACGCCTTCCAGGGAGTGGAGCGCATCGTCGCCGTGGGAGATGTCCACGGTGACGTGGGGGCATTGCGTGAGGTGTTGAAGCTGGCCGGGCTCGTGGATGCGCAGGGCCACTGGACGGGTGGCAAGGCGCATCTGGTGCAGACGGGAGACATCCCGGACCGGGGCGACCAGACGCGCGAGGCCTACGAGCTGCTCATGCGCCTGGAGGTCGAGGCGCGCAAGGCAGGTGGCCGGGTCCACGCCCTGCTGGGCAACCACGAGGTGATGAACATGAAGGGGGACCTGCGATACGTCACCCCGGGCGAGCTGGCCTCGTTCGCGGACCAGAGTCCCGTGCCGGATGCGCCGGGCGCGCCCCGGGGAACGCAGGGGCACCAGGCTGCCTATGCGCCCGACGGGCGCTATGGCCGCTGGCTGCGCACGCACGCCGCCGTCGTGCGCATCAATGACACCCTCTTCCTGCACGGGGGCATTTCACCGGACCTGCCGGAGACGACGCTGGAAGGAATCAACCGTTGGGTGCTGCAGGACCTGACACCGGGCCAGCCTCCCGGGGGCGCCTCGGCCCGGAACGGTCCGCTGTGGTTCCGCGGCTACGCGCTGGAGGATGAGGCGACGTGGGAGGCCGGGCTCACGAAGGTGCTGGGCCAGCTGGGTGCGAAGCGGATGGTGATGGGGCACACGACGACGCAGGACGGGCGCGTCCGCATGCGCTTCGGAGGGAGGGTGGTGTTCATCGACACGGGGTTGAGCACGGGCTACGGCCACCATCTGGCGGCGCTGGAGCTCCGGGGAGATCGGCTCACGGCCCTGTATCCCGAGGGCCGTGTGCCCCTGCTCGTTCTCAAGGCTCCCGCGCCGAGCCCCTCCGTCCAGACGCCCCAGCCCGCCGCGGCGCCGCGGCCGACGCAGCGCGAGGCAATCTCCCGCTGA
- a CDS encoding GlsB/YeaQ/YmgE family stress response membrane protein: MSLETILVWAVIGLIAGWLASAVVGGGYGVIGDIVVGVVGAFIGGFIFRALGAGAPFGGLAGTIFVAFIGAVVLLLLLRLIRSSTVRRA, encoded by the coding sequence ATGTCTTTGGAGACGATTCTGGTGTGGGCGGTCATTGGCCTCATCGCCGGCTGGCTCGCCTCGGCCGTGGTGGGCGGGGGCTACGGCGTCATCGGTGACATCGTGGTGGGCGTGGTGGGGGCCTTCATCGGAGGCTTCATCTTCCGGGCGCTCGGCGCGGGGGCTCCATTTGGAGGGCTCGCCGGAACCATCTTCGTGGCCTTCATCGGAGCCGTGGTGTTGCTGCTGCTCCTCAGACTCATCCGCTCCTCCACGGTCCGAAGAGCCTGA
- a CDS encoding phosphatidylinositol-specific phospholipase C, with translation MSHPPRHTVRPRDAALFLVLGLLALALPASAGGRYYNHSGSIETSHPGWMGAFPDSTSLASVSLPGTHDTMAFTNTGGDLTQTQSLNLRAQLDAGIRALDIRCRHIGDAFTIHHGVVYLNVNFTDVLNTATQFLSEHPRETLVMRVKKEHTEENITRTFAQTFEWYREQPAFKPYIWRGSHVPTLGEVRGKLVILDDFGGGAYGIPWSSLDLQDDWTVSTLFDIDDKWNKVRAHLEKTNTGSPSKLFVNFLSGSSAGAFPYMVAGGAGSGIRGVNDFAIDYLVGAKVQRAGIMMMDFPGAGLIDAILALNYRLLPASSTLPADLGTIFRNISYTLGGDAAARWYGVRDFIHNAAPGRNWHVLALKAGWGGWMHYEGNFLQSDSMDGYTHLAFTSRTVTSTVSKSYLEGYVNGQLSSLTGSSADRASQLFNRVTARFPFQSWSVVVKQAPGGLGNWAYSDYGMAAKLTLGDYTYAVQGYSAQDGVYLYEHANFEGNVLRLTSGVGRLGTVGFDDILSSFSIIGPYLATFCEHPDQTGRCFNASQGMSNIGNVPGGPWNDVVSSVGLNRVN, from the coding sequence ATGAGCCACCCACCGCGCCACACCGTACGCCCGCGAGACGCGGCGCTGTTCCTCGTCCTGGGCCTGCTCGCCCTGGCCCTGCCCGCCTCCGCCGGCGGGCGTTACTACAACCACTCAGGGAGCATCGAGACGAGCCACCCGGGCTGGATGGGCGCGTTTCCCGACTCGACGAGCCTGGCGTCCGTGTCCCTGCCCGGAACGCACGACACCATGGCGTTCACGAACACGGGCGGAGACCTGACGCAGACCCAATCCCTGAACCTGCGCGCCCAGCTCGACGCGGGCATCCGGGCGCTTGACATCCGCTGCCGTCACATTGGCGATGCCTTCACCATCCACCACGGCGTCGTCTACCTGAACGTCAACTTCACCGATGTCCTGAACACCGCCACCCAGTTCCTGAGCGAGCACCCTCGCGAGACGCTCGTGATGCGCGTGAAGAAGGAGCACACGGAGGAGAACATCACGCGCACGTTCGCCCAGACCTTCGAGTGGTACCGGGAGCAGCCCGCCTTCAAGCCGTACATCTGGAGGGGAAGCCACGTGCCCACCCTGGGAGAGGTGCGCGGGAAGCTCGTCATCCTGGACGACTTCGGGGGTGGGGCCTACGGCATCCCCTGGTCGTCGTTGGACCTCCAGGATGACTGGACCGTGTCCACCCTCTTCGACATCGACGACAAGTGGAACAAGGTCCGCGCCCACCTGGAGAAGACGAACACCGGCTCCCCGTCCAAGCTGTTCGTGAACTTCCTGAGCGGCTCGTCGGCGGGGGCCTTCCCCTACATGGTGGCGGGCGGCGCGGGCTCGGGAATCCGCGGCGTCAATGACTTCGCCATCGACTACCTCGTCGGCGCCAAGGTGCAGCGCGCGGGAATCATGATGATGGACTTCCCTGGCGCGGGGCTCATCGACGCCATCCTGGCCCTCAACTACCGGCTGTTGCCCGCCTCGAGCACCCTGCCCGCCGACCTCGGCACCATCTTCAGGAACATCTCCTACACCCTCGGAGGCGATGCCGCGGCTCGGTGGTACGGAGTCCGTGACTTCATCCACAACGCCGCTCCGGGAAGGAACTGGCATGTGCTGGCGCTGAAGGCGGGCTGGGGCGGCTGGATGCACTACGAAGGAAACTTCCTCCAGTCCGACTCCATGGATGGCTACACCCATCTCGCCTTCACCTCGCGCACGGTGACCAGCACGGTCAGCAAGAGCTACCTGGAGGGATATGTGAATGGGCAGCTGAGCAGCCTGACGGGGAGCTCGGCGGACCGGGCCTCCCAGCTCTTCAACCGGGTGACGGCGCGCTTCCCCTTCCAGAGCTGGTCCGTGGTGGTGAAGCAGGCCCCGGGCGGGCTCGGCAACTGGGCGTACTCGGATTATGGAATGGCCGCCAAGCTCACGCTGGGCGACTACACCTACGCCGTCCAGGGGTACTCCGCGCAGGACGGCGTGTACCTCTACGAGCACGCGAACTTCGAGGGCAACGTGCTGCGCCTCACCTCGGGCGTGGGCCGGCTCGGGACTGTCGGCTTCGACGACATCCTGTCCTCCTTCAGCATCATCGGCCCGTACCTGGCCACCTTCTGCGAGCACCCGGACCAGACCGGCCGGTGCTTCAACGCCTCCCAGGGCATGAGCAACATCGGAAACGTCCCGGGAGGTCCCTGGAACGACGTGGTCTCCTCCGTGGGGCTCAACCGGGTGAACTGA
- a CDS encoding iron chelate uptake ABC transporter family permease subunit — MSGSAALARPERTLLVLGGVAMACAALFMLIDAGGQWDFVLPFRARKLATAVLVGYSIAVSTVLFQTVTGNRVLTPAIMGYDYLYVLIQTCMVFLLGSTTVAGLDPRFLFGVEVILMVAFSALLNGWLFGLARGSVHLLLLVGVILGVLFRSLSSFLQRVIEPNEFFFLQDRFFASFNDPEHELLLLSGALTLGATVLGFRLLRACDVLVLGREVAINLGVDHAKTVAWVLALVSVLVSVSTALVGPVTFLGLLVANLAYAVTRTYRHVLVLPAAALIAAIALVAGQLVLERVFGLDTNPRVIIEFLGGLVFLAMLMRKATR; from the coding sequence GTGTCGGGTAGCGCCGCGCTCGCCAGGCCCGAGCGCACCCTGCTGGTGCTCGGGGGCGTGGCCATGGCCTGCGCCGCCCTGTTCATGCTCATCGACGCGGGAGGACAGTGGGACTTCGTCCTGCCGTTCCGGGCGCGAAAGCTCGCGACCGCGGTGCTGGTCGGCTACTCCATCGCGGTCTCCACGGTGCTCTTCCAGACGGTGACGGGCAACCGCGTGCTGACGCCCGCCATCATGGGGTACGACTACCTCTACGTGCTCATCCAGACGTGCATGGTCTTCCTGCTGGGGTCGACCACGGTGGCGGGGCTGGACCCGAGGTTCCTGTTCGGAGTGGAGGTCATCCTCATGGTGGCCTTCTCCGCGCTGCTGAACGGGTGGTTGTTCGGCCTGGCCCGGGGCAGCGTCCACCTGCTGCTGCTCGTGGGCGTGATTCTGGGCGTGCTGTTCAGGAGCCTGTCGTCCTTCCTCCAGCGCGTCATCGAGCCCAACGAGTTCTTCTTCCTGCAGGACCGGTTCTTCGCGAGCTTCAACGACCCCGAGCACGAATTGCTGCTCCTCTCCGGCGCGCTGACGCTGGGGGCCACGGTGCTGGGGTTCCGGCTGCTGCGGGCCTGCGACGTCCTGGTGCTGGGCCGGGAGGTGGCCATCAACCTGGGCGTGGACCATGCGAAGACGGTGGCGTGGGTCCTCGCGCTGGTGTCGGTCCTGGTCTCGGTGTCCACGGCCCTGGTCGGACCGGTGACCTTCCTCGGGCTCCTGGTCGCCAACCTCGCCTATGCCGTGACACGGACGTACAGGCATGTGCTCGTCCTGCCCGCCGCGGCGCTCATCGCCGCCATCGCCCTGGTCGCGGGGCAGCTCGTCCTCGAGCGGGTCTTCGGCCTGGACACCAATCCGCGGGTCATCATCGAGTTCCTGGGCGGGTTGGTGTTCCTCGCGATGCTCATGAGAAAGGCCACGAGATGA
- a CDS encoding M57 family metalloprotease has product MLKKAAVLAVSCGALLVGCGTDPEMENQEIIANLVEAGYQADDIKVVDGAVYAGRDAHVTLEASREMLQAGEGTEEQYRTNNLINTSVVTTICINPTAQFNRYANLSAGLDLAIENYNQRNLAIRFVRGPATGCTANIAAKTAGGTGGSAGFPSGGLPYGTINIGTGLNKYSVDVNEHVITHELGHCIGFRHSDYYNRSISCGGSASNEGDAGIGAILIPGTPSTGTLGGSIMNSCFRSTETGEWSSSDITSLDYLY; this is encoded by the coding sequence ATGCTCAAGAAGGCGGCAGTCCTCGCGGTGAGCTGTGGTGCGTTGCTGGTTGGCTGCGGTACCGACCCGGAGATGGAGAACCAGGAGATCATCGCCAACCTGGTCGAGGCCGGGTATCAGGCCGACGACATCAAGGTCGTCGATGGTGCCGTGTACGCGGGGCGCGACGCTCACGTGACCCTCGAGGCGTCCCGGGAGATGCTCCAGGCCGGCGAGGGGACCGAGGAGCAGTACCGGACGAACAATCTCATCAACACCAGCGTCGTGACGACGATCTGCATCAATCCCACCGCCCAGTTCAACAGGTACGCCAACCTCAGCGCGGGTCTCGACCTGGCCATCGAGAACTACAACCAGCGGAACCTCGCCATCCGGTTCGTGCGCGGTCCGGCCACCGGCTGCACCGCGAACATCGCCGCGAAGACCGCGGGCGGCACCGGCGGCTCCGCGGGCTTCCCCTCGGGTGGCCTGCCCTATGGGACCATCAACATCGGCACCGGGCTGAACAAGTACAGCGTTGACGTGAACGAGCACGTCATCACCCACGAGCTGGGTCACTGCATCGGCTTCCGCCACTCGGACTATTACAACCGGTCCATCAGCTGCGGCGGCTCCGCCAGCAACGAGGGTGACGCCGGCATTGGCGCCATCCTCATCCCCGGCACGCCGAGCACGGGCACGCTGGGCGGGTCCATCATGAACTCCTGCTTCCGGTCGACCGAGACTGGCGAGTGGAGCAGCTCCGACATCACCTCGCTGGACTACCTGTACTGA
- a CDS encoding siderophore ABC transporter substrate-binding protein, whose translation MSTPDRRSLPLFAILGVVVVLAVVWVGVKFQRPSTPEAWAEPGVPAAVEGRTVTHAQGTTVVPLNPRRVIVFDLVALDILQALEVDVLGVAGDQFPDHLAKYRDAKYARMGTLFEPDYEAIHAVRPDLIITGGRSSAKYANLSRLAPTVDLPMSGKDYLATVVANTELLAGIFGKEAKARTLVEELRKSIATLKGTTAGRGRGLVVLVTGGRMSAYGPGSRFGVIHDDFGVPVAAEGLSASLHGEVIGAEFIREKNPDWLFVIDRDAAMGQQEGGARQVLGNELVHQTSAWQKGQVVYLDPGTSYLVGGGIQSVKHMRDQVAAAYAQAR comes from the coding sequence GTGAGCACACCTGACCGGCGTTCCCTCCCTCTCTTCGCGATTCTTGGCGTCGTCGTCGTGCTGGCCGTCGTATGGGTCGGCGTGAAGTTCCAGCGCCCCTCCACCCCCGAGGCCTGGGCCGAGCCCGGCGTTCCGGCCGCCGTGGAGGGCCGCACCGTCACTCACGCCCAGGGCACCACCGTCGTGCCCCTGAACCCGCGAAGGGTCATCGTCTTCGACCTGGTGGCGTTGGACATCCTCCAGGCCCTGGAGGTGGACGTCCTCGGCGTCGCGGGAGACCAGTTCCCCGACCACCTCGCGAAGTACCGCGACGCGAAGTACGCGCGCATGGGGACCCTGTTCGAGCCCGACTACGAGGCCATCCACGCCGTGCGTCCGGACCTCATCATCACCGGGGGCCGCTCCAGCGCGAAGTACGCGAACCTCTCCCGCCTCGCGCCCACCGTCGACCTGCCGATGAGCGGGAAGGACTACCTCGCCACGGTGGTCGCCAACACGGAGCTGCTGGCCGGCATCTTCGGCAAGGAGGCGAAGGCGCGCACCCTGGTGGAGGAGCTGCGGAAGTCGATTGCCACGCTCAAGGGGACGACTGCCGGCCGGGGACGGGGCCTGGTGGTCCTCGTCACCGGAGGGCGCATGAGCGCGTATGGCCCGGGCTCGCGCTTCGGCGTCATCCACGACGACTTCGGTGTTCCCGTCGCCGCCGAGGGGCTCAGCGCGTCGCTACACGGAGAGGTCATCGGCGCGGAGTTCATCCGCGAGAAGAACCCCGACTGGCTGTTCGTCATCGACCGCGACGCGGCCATGGGCCAGCAGGAGGGCGGGGCCCGGCAGGTGCTGGGCAACGAGCTGGTCCACCAGACCTCGGCCTGGCAGAAGGGACAGGTCGTCTACCTGGACCCAGGGACCTCCTACCTGGTCGGCGGCGGTATCCAGTCGGTCAAGCACATGCGTGACCAGGTCGCGGCCGCCTACGCGCAGGCTCGCTAG
- a CDS encoding ABC transporter permease translates to MKRLLVAAAVLAVLAGISLLIGASHVSWAALFSPGPDDRALQVLVISRVPRLFAIMLAGTSLGVAGLLMQMIARNRFVEPTTAGTAESASLGLLAATLLAPGLPVLGKMLVATLFALAGTAMFLLVLRRIPMRSALIVPVVGLILGGIIDSATTFFAYRFDLLQSVNAWTTGDFSTVLRGRYELLWVTLGLTCGAYAAADRFTVAGMGETFTTNLGLNYPRIVALGLVIVSLVTAMIVVTVGMIPFLGLIVPNLVTRVLGDNARRSIPWVAVSGAGFVLLCDIVGRVVRHPYEIPGGTIAGVIGSVLFLYLLLRRDARVG, encoded by the coding sequence GTGAAGCGTCTGCTCGTTGCCGCGGCCGTCCTCGCCGTGCTGGCCGGAATCAGTCTCCTGATTGGCGCCAGTCACGTGTCGTGGGCCGCCCTGTTTTCACCCGGCCCGGATGACCGCGCCCTCCAGGTGCTGGTCATCAGCCGCGTGCCGCGCCTGTTCGCCATCATGCTCGCGGGCACGTCCCTGGGGGTGGCGGGCCTCCTCATGCAGATGATTGCCCGCAACCGCTTCGTGGAGCCCACGACGGCGGGGACGGCGGAGTCCGCGAGCCTCGGCCTGCTGGCCGCCACCCTCCTGGCCCCGGGCCTTCCCGTGCTCGGCAAGATGCTGGTCGCCACGCTCTTCGCCCTGGCGGGAACGGCGATGTTCCTGCTCGTCCTGCGGCGCATTCCGATGCGCTCGGCGCTCATCGTTCCGGTGGTGGGGCTCATCCTGGGAGGCATCATCGACTCGGCGACGACCTTCTTCGCCTACCGGTTCGACCTGCTGCAGTCCGTCAACGCGTGGACCACGGGCGACTTCTCCACCGTCCTTCGCGGACGGTACGAGCTGCTCTGGGTAACGCTGGGGCTCACCTGTGGCGCCTACGCCGCCGCCGACCGCTTCACCGTGGCCGGCATGGGAGAGACCTTCACCACCAACCTCGGGCTGAACTACCCGCGCATCGTCGCGCTCGGGCTCGTCATCGTCTCCCTGGTCACCGCGATGATTGTGGTCACCGTGGGGATGATTCCCTTCCTGGGCTTGATTGTCCCCAACCTCGTCACCCGGGTCCTGGGCGACAATGCGCGCCGGTCCATTCCCTGGGTCGCGGTGAGCGGTGCCGGCTTCGTGCTGCTGTGCGACATCGTGGGCCGTGTGGTGCGCCATCCCTACGAGATTCCGGGAGGGACCATCGCCGGGGTCATCGGCAGCGTCCTCTTCCTGTACCTCCTGCTGAGGAGGGACGCCCGTGTCGGGTAG